In one Dreissena polymorpha isolate Duluth1 chromosome 7, UMN_Dpol_1.0, whole genome shotgun sequence genomic region, the following are encoded:
- the LOC127837431 gene encoding uncharacterized protein LOC127837431 isoform X45, producing the protein MFSLADTVPQDLQGFMFSLADTVPQDLQGFMFSLVDTVPQDLQGFMFSLADTVPQDLQGFMVSLADMVLQDLQGFMVSLADTVLQDLQGFMVSLADMVPQDLQGFMFSLADTVPQDLQGFLVSLEDTVLQDLQGLMFSLADMVPQDLKGFLVSLADRVLQDLQGFMVSLADTVPQDLQGFMVSLADTVPQDLQGFMFSLVDMVPQDLQGFMVSLADTVPQDLQGFMFSLVDMVPQDLQGFMFSLADTVPQDLQGFMVSLADTVPQDLQGFMFSLVDMVPQDLQGFMVSLADTVPQDLQGFMFSLVDMVPQDLQGFMVSLADTVPQDLQGFMVSLADTVPQDQQGFLVSLADTVPQDLQGFMVSLADMVPQDLQGFMVSLADTVLQDLQGFMVSLADTVPQDLQGFMVSLADMVPQDLQGFLVSLADTVPQDLQGFMVSLADMVLLDLQGFMVSLADTVPQDLQGFMVSLADMVPQDLQGFMVSQADTVPQDLTAGMCRLNRSYHGCIWLIT; encoded by the exons ATGTTCTCACTAGCGGACACGGTACCTCAAGACCTGCAAGGTTTCATGTTCTCACTAGCGGACACGGTACCTCAAGACCTGCAAGGTTTCATGTTCTCACTAGTGGACACGGTACCTCAAGACCTGCAAGGTTTCATGTTCTCACTAGCGGACACGGTACCTCAAGAcctgcaaggtttcatggtctcactaGCGGACATGGTACTTCAAGAcctgcaaggtttcatggtctcactGGCGGACACGGTACTTCAAGAcctgcaaggtttcatggtctcactaGCAGACATGGTACCTCAAGACCTGCAAGGTTTCATGTTCTCACTAGCGGACACGGTACCTCAAGACCTGCAAGGTTTCCTGGTCTCCCTGGAGGACACGGTACTTCAAGACCTGCAAGGTTTAATGTTCTCACTAGCGGACATGGTACCTCAAGACCTGAAAGGTTTCCTGGTCTCACTGGCGGACAGGGTACTTCAAGAcctgcaaggtttcatggtctcactaGCAGACACTGTACCTCAAGACCTGCAAG gtttcatggtctcactaGCAGACACTGTACCTCAAGACCTGCAAGGTTTCATGTTCTCACTAGTGGACATGGTACCTCAAGAcctgcaaggtttcatggtctcactaGCGGACACGGTACCTCAAGACCTGCAAGGTTTCATGTTCTCACTAGTGGACATGGTACCTCAAGAcctgcaag GTTTCATGTTCTCACTAGCGGACACGGTACCTCAAGAcctgcaaggtttcatggtctcactaGCGGACACGGTACCTCAAGACCTGCAAGGTTTCATGTTCTCACTAGTGGACATGGTACCTCAAGAcctgcaaggtttcatggtctcactaGCGGACACGGTACCTCAAGACCTGCAAGGTTTCATGTTCTCACTAGTGGACATGGTACCTCAAGAcctgcaaggtttcatggtctcactaGCAGACACGGTACCTCAAGACCTgcaag gtttcatggtctcactaGCGGACACAGTACCTCAAGACCAgcaaggtttcctggtctcaCTGGCGGACACAGTACCTCAAGAcctgcaaggtttcatggtctcactaGCGGACATGGTACCTCAAGAcctgcaag GTTTCATGGTTTCACTAGCGGACACAGTACTTCAAGACCTgcaag gtttcatggtctcactGGCGGACACAGTACCTCAAGAcctgcaaggtttcatggtctcgcTAGCGGACATGGTACCTCAAGACCTgcaaggtttcctggtctcaCTGGCGGACACAGTACCTCAAGACCTgcaag gtttcatggtctcactaGCGGACATGGTACTTTTAGAcctgcaaggtttcatggtctcactGGCGGACACAGTACCTCAAGAcctgcaaggtttcatggtctcgcTAGCGGACATGGTACCTCAAGAcctgcaaggtttcatggtctcacaaGCCGACACGGTACCTCAAGACCTAACTGCGGGAATGTGTAGGCTGAACAGGAGCTACCATGGTTGCATATGGCTTATAACATGA
- the LOC127837431 gene encoding uncharacterized protein LOC127837431 isoform X27, whose amino-acid sequence MFSLADTVPQDLQGFMFSLADTVPQDLQGFMFSLVDTVPQDLQGFMFSLADTVPQDLQGFMVSLADMVLQDLQGFMVSLADTVLQDLQGFMVSLADMVPQDLQGFMFSLADTVPQDLQGFLVSLEDTVLQDLQGLMFSLADMVPQDLKGFLVSLADRVLQDLQGFMVSLADTVPQDLQGFMVSLADTVPQDLQGFMFSLVDMVPQDLQGFMVSLADTVPQDLQGFMFSLVDMVPQDLQGFMFSLADTVPQDLQGFMVSLADTVPQDLQGFMVSLADTVPQDLQGFMFSLVDMVPQDLQGFMVSLADTVPQDLQGFMVSLADMVPQDLRGFLVSLADTVPQDLQGFMVSLADTVLQDLQGFLVSLADTVPQDLQGFLVSLADTVPQDLQGFMVSLADMVLLDLQGFMVSLADTVPQDLQGFMVSLADMVPQDLQGFLVSLADTVPQDLQGFMVSLADMVLLDLQGFMVSLADTVPQDLQGFMVSLADMVPQDLQGFMVSQADTVPQDLTAGMCRLNRSYHGCIWLIT is encoded by the exons ATGTTCTCACTAGCGGACACGGTACCTCAAGACCTGCAAGGTTTCATGTTCTCACTAGCGGACACGGTACCTCAAGACCTGCAAGGTTTCATGTTCTCACTAGTGGACACGGTACCTCAAGACCTGCAAGGTTTCATGTTCTCACTAGCGGACACGGTACCTCAAGAcctgcaaggtttcatggtctcactaGCGGACATGGTACTTCAAGAcctgcaaggtttcatggtctcactGGCGGACACGGTACTTCAAGAcctgcaaggtttcatggtctcactaGCAGACATGGTACCTCAAGACCTGCAAGGTTTCATGTTCTCACTAGCGGACACGGTACCTCAAGACCTGCAAGGTTTCCTGGTCTCCCTGGAGGACACGGTACTTCAAGACCTGCAAGGTTTAATGTTCTCACTAGCGGACATGGTACCTCAAGACCTGAAAGGTTTCCTGGTCTCACTGGCGGACAGGGTACTTCAAGAcctgcaaggtttcatggtctcactaGCAGACACTGTACCTCAAGACCTGCAAG gtttcatggtctcactaGCAGACACTGTACCTCAAGACCTGCAAGGTTTCATGTTCTCACTAGTGGACATGGTACCTCAAGAcctgcaaggtttcatggtctcactaGCGGACACGGTACCTCAAGACCTGCAAGGTTTCATGTTCTCACTAGTGGACATGGTACCTCAAGAcctgcaag GTTTCATGTTCTCACTAGCGGACACGGTACCTCAAGAcctgcaaggtttcatggtctcactaGCGGACACGGTACCTCAAGACCTGCAAG gtttcatggtctcactaGCGGACACGGTACCTCAAGACCTGCAAGGTTTCATGTTCTCACTAGTGGACATGGTACCTCAAGAcctgcaag gtttcatggtctcactaGCGGACACAGTACCTCAAGAcctgcaaggtttcatggtctcgcTAGCGGACATGGTACCTCAAGACCTGCGAGGTTTCCTGGTCTCACTAGCGGACACAGTACCTCAAGACCTGCAAGGTTTCATGGTTTCACTAGCGGACACAGTACTTCAAGACCTgcaaggtttcctggtctcaCTAGCAGACACAGTACCTCAAGACCTgcaaggtttcctggtctcaCTGGCGGACACGGTACCTCAAGAcctgcaaggtttcatggtctcactaGCGGACATGGTACTTTTAGAcctgcaaggtttcatggtctcactGGCGGACACAGTACCTCAAGAcctgcaaggtttcatggtctcgcTAGCGGACATGGTACCTCAAGACCTgcaaggtttcctggtctcaCTGGCGGACACAGTACCTCAAGACCTgcaag gtttcatggtctcactaGCGGACATGGTACTTTTAGAcctgcaaggtttcatggtctcactGGCGGACACAGTACCTCAAGAcctgcaaggtttcatggtctcgcTAGCGGACATGGTACCTCAAGAcctgcaaggtttcatggtctcacaaGCCGACACGGTACCTCAAGACCTAACTGCGGGAATGTGTAGGCTGAACAGGAGCTACCATGGTTGCATATGGCTTATAACATGA
- the LOC127837431 gene encoding uncharacterized protein LOC127837431 isoform X6, with protein sequence MFSLADTVPQDLQGFMFSLADTVPQDLQGFMFSLVDTVPQDLQGFMFSLADTVPQDLQGFMVSLADMVLQDLQGFMVSLADTVLQDLQGFMVSLADMVPQDLQGFMFSLADTVPQDLQGFLVSLEDTVLQDLQGLMFSLADMVPQDLKGFLVSLADRVLQDLQGFMVSLADTVPQDLQGFMVSLADTVPQDLQGFMFSLVDMVPQDLQGFMVSLADTVPQDLQGFMFSLVDMVPQDLQGFMFSLADTVPQDLQGFMVSLADTVPQDLQGFMFSLVDMVPQDLQGFMVSLADTVPQDLQGFMFSLVDMVPQDLQGFMVSLADTVPQDLQGFMVSLADMVPQDLQGFLVSLADTVPQDLQGFMVSLADTVPQDLQGFMVSLADMVPQDLRGFLVSLADTVPQDLQGFMVSLADTVLQDLQGFLVSLADTVPQDLQGFLVSLADTVPQDLQGFMVSLADMVLLDLQGFMVSLADTVPQDLQGFMVSLADMVPQDLQGFLVSLADTVPQDLQGFMVSLADMVLLDLQGFMVSLADTVPQDLQGFMVSLADMVPQDLQGFMVSQADTVPQDLTAGMCRLNRSYHGCIWLIT encoded by the exons ATGTTCTCACTAGCGGACACGGTACCTCAAGACCTGCAAGGTTTCATGTTCTCACTAGCGGACACGGTACCTCAAGACCTGCAAGGTTTCATGTTCTCACTAGTGGACACGGTACCTCAAGACCTGCAAGGTTTCATGTTCTCACTAGCGGACACGGTACCTCAAGAcctgcaaggtttcatggtctcactaGCGGACATGGTACTTCAAGAcctgcaaggtttcatggtctcactGGCGGACACGGTACTTCAAGAcctgcaaggtttcatggtctcactaGCAGACATGGTACCTCAAGACCTGCAAGGTTTCATGTTCTCACTAGCGGACACGGTACCTCAAGACCTGCAAGGTTTCCTGGTCTCCCTGGAGGACACGGTACTTCAAGACCTGCAAGGTTTAATGTTCTCACTAGCGGACATGGTACCTCAAGACCTGAAAGGTTTCCTGGTCTCACTGGCGGACAGGGTACTTCAAGAcctgcaaggtttcatggtctcactaGCAGACACTGTACCTCAAGACCTGCAAG gtttcatggtctcactaGCAGACACTGTACCTCAAGACCTGCAAGGTTTCATGTTCTCACTAGTGGACATGGTACCTCAAGAcctgcaaggtttcatggtctcactaGCGGACACGGTACCTCAAGACCTGCAAGGTTTCATGTTCTCACTAGTGGACATGGTACCTCAAGAcctgcaag GTTTCATGTTCTCACTAGCGGACACGGTACCTCAAGAcctgcaaggtttcatggtctcactaGCGGACACGGTACCTCAAGACCTGCAAGGTTTCATGTTCTCACTAGTGGACATGGTACCTCAAGAcctgcaaggtttcatggtctcactaGCGGACACGGTACCTCAAGACCTGCAAGGTTTCATGTTCTCACTAGTGGACATGGTACCTCAAGAcctgcaaggtttcatggtctcactaGCAGACACGGTACCTCAAGACCTgcaag gtttcatggtctcactaGCGGACATGGTACCTCAAGAcctgcaag gtttcctggtctcaCTAGCAGACACAGTACCTCAAGAcctgcaaggtttcatggtctcactaGCGGACACAGTACCTCAAGAcctgcaaggtttcatggtctcgcTAGCGGACATGGTACCTCAAGACCTGCGAGGTTTCCTGGTCTCACTAGCGGACACAGTACCTCAAGACCTGCAAGGTTTCATGGTTTCACTAGCGGACACAGTACTTCAAGACCTgcaaggtttcctggtctcaCTAGCAGACACAGTACCTCAAGACCTgcaaggtttcctggtctcaCTGGCGGACACGGTACCTCAAGAcctgcaaggtttcatggtctcactaGCGGACATGGTACTTTTAGAcctgcaaggtttcatggtctcactGGCGGACACAGTACCTCAAGAcctgcaaggtttcatggtctcgcTAGCGGACATGGTACCTCAAGACCTgcaaggtttcctggtctcaCTGGCGGACACAGTACCTCAAGACCTgcaag gtttcatggtctcactaGCGGACATGGTACTTTTAGAcctgcaaggtttcatggtctcactGGCGGACACAGTACCTCAAGAcctgcaaggtttcatggtctcgcTAGCGGACATGGTACCTCAAGAcctgcaaggtttcatggtctcacaaGCCGACACGGTACCTCAAGACCTAACTGCGGGAATGTGTAGGCTGAACAGGAGCTACCATGGTTGCATATGGCTTATAACATGA
- the LOC127837431 gene encoding uncharacterized protein LOC127837431 isoform X25 has translation MFSLADTVPQDLQGFMFSLADTVPQDLQGFMFSLVDTVPQDLQGFMFSLADTVPQDLQGFMVSLADMVLQDLQGFMVSLADTVLQDLQGFMVSLADMVPQDLQGFMFSLADTVPQDLQGFLVSLEDTVLQDLQGLMFSLADMVPQDLKGFLVSLADRVLQDLQGFMVSLADTVPQDLQGFMVSLADTVPQDLQGFMFSLVDMVPQDLQGFMVSLADTVPQDLQGFMFSLVDMVPQDLQGFMFSLADTVPQDLQGFMVSLADTVPQDLQGFMFSLVDMVPQDLQGFMVSLADTVPQDLQGFMFSLVDMVPQDLQGFMVSLADTVPQDLQGFMVSLADTVPQDQQGFLVSLADTVPQDLQGFMVSLADMVPQDLQGFMVSLADTVLQDLQGFLVSLADTVPQDLQGFMVSLADMVLLDLQGFMVSLADTVPQDLQGFMVSLADMVPQDLQGFLVSLADTVPQDLQGFMVSLADMVLLDLQGFMVSLADTVPQDLQGFMVSLADMVPQDLQGFMVSQADTVPQDLTAGMCRLNRSYHGCIWLIT, from the exons ATGTTCTCACTAGCGGACACGGTACCTCAAGACCTGCAAGGTTTCATGTTCTCACTAGCGGACACGGTACCTCAAGACCTGCAAGGTTTCATGTTCTCACTAGTGGACACGGTACCTCAAGACCTGCAAGGTTTCATGTTCTCACTAGCGGACACGGTACCTCAAGAcctgcaaggtttcatggtctcactaGCGGACATGGTACTTCAAGAcctgcaaggtttcatggtctcactGGCGGACACGGTACTTCAAGAcctgcaaggtttcatggtctcactaGCAGACATGGTACCTCAAGACCTGCAAGGTTTCATGTTCTCACTAGCGGACACGGTACCTCAAGACCTGCAAGGTTTCCTGGTCTCCCTGGAGGACACGGTACTTCAAGACCTGCAAGGTTTAATGTTCTCACTAGCGGACATGGTACCTCAAGACCTGAAAGGTTTCCTGGTCTCACTGGCGGACAGGGTACTTCAAGAcctgcaaggtttcatggtctcactaGCAGACACTGTACCTCAAGACCTGCAAG gtttcatggtctcactaGCAGACACTGTACCTCAAGACCTGCAAGGTTTCATGTTCTCACTAGTGGACATGGTACCTCAAGAcctgcaaggtttcatggtctcactaGCGGACACGGTACCTCAAGACCTGCAAGGTTTCATGTTCTCACTAGTGGACATGGTACCTCAAGAcctgcaag GTTTCATGTTCTCACTAGCGGACACGGTACCTCAAGAcctgcaaggtttcatggtctcactaGCGGACACGGTACCTCAAGACCTGCAAGGTTTCATGTTCTCACTAGTGGACATGGTACCTCAAGAcctgcaaggtttcatggtctcactaGCGGACACGGTACCTCAAGACCTGCAAGGTTTCATGTTCTCACTAGTGGACATGGTACCTCAAGAcctgcaaggtttcatggtctcactaGCAGACACGGTACCTCAAGACCTgcaag gtttcatggtctcactaGCGGACACAGTACCTCAAGACCAgcaaggtttcctggtctcaCTGGCGGACACAGTACCTCAAGAcctgcaaggtttcatggtctcactaGCGGACATGGTACCTCAAGAcctgcaag GTTTCATGGTTTCACTAGCGGACACAGTACTTCAAGACCTgcaag gtttcctggtctcaCTGGCGGACACGGTACCTCAAGAcctgcaaggtttcatggtctcactaGCGGACATGGTACTTTTAGAcctgcaaggtttcatggtctcactGGCGGACACAGTACCTCAAGAcctgcaaggtttcatggtctcgcTAGCGGACATGGTACCTCAAGACCTgcaaggtttcctggtctcaCTGGCGGACACAGTACCTCAAGACCTgcaag gtttcatggtctcactaGCGGACATGGTACTTTTAGAcctgcaaggtttcatggtctcactGGCGGACACAGTACCTCAAGAcctgcaaggtttcatggtctcgcTAGCGGACATGGTACCTCAAGAcctgcaaggtttcatggtctcacaaGCCGACACGGTACCTCAAGACCTAACTGCGGGAATGTGTAGGCTGAACAGGAGCTACCATGGTTGCATATGGCTTATAACATGA
- the LOC127837431 gene encoding uncharacterized protein LOC127837431 isoform X8: MFSLADTVPQDLQGFMFSLADTVPQDLQGFMFSLVDTVPQDLQGFMFSLADTVPQDLQGFMVSLADMVLQDLQGFMVSLADTVLQDLQGFMVSLADMVPQDLQGFMFSLADTVPQDLQGFLVSLEDTVLQDLQGLMFSLADMVPQDLKGFLVSLADRVLQDLQGFMVSLADTVPQDLQGFMVSLADTVPQDLQGFMFSLVDMVPQDLQGFMVSLADTVPQDLQGFMFSLVDMVPQDLQGFMFSLADTVPQDLQGFMVSLADTVPQDLQGFMFSLVDMVPQDLQGFMVSLADTVPQDLQGFMFSLVDMVPQDLQGFMVSLADTVPQDLQGFMVSLADMVPQDLQGFMVSLADTVPQDLQGFMVSLADMVPQDLRGFLVSLADTVPQDLQGFMVSLADTVLQDLQGFLVSLADTVPQDLQGFLVSLADTVPQDLQGFMVSLADMVLLDLQGFMVSLADTVPQDLQGFMVSLADMVPQDLQGFLVSLADTVPQDLQGFMVSLADMVLLDLQGFMVSLADTVPQDLQGFMVSLADMVPQDLQGFMVSQADTVPQDLTAGMCRLNRSYHGCIWLIT; encoded by the exons ATGTTCTCACTAGCGGACACGGTACCTCAAGACCTGCAAGGTTTCATGTTCTCACTAGCGGACACGGTACCTCAAGACCTGCAAGGTTTCATGTTCTCACTAGTGGACACGGTACCTCAAGACCTGCAAGGTTTCATGTTCTCACTAGCGGACACGGTACCTCAAGAcctgcaaggtttcatggtctcactaGCGGACATGGTACTTCAAGAcctgcaaggtttcatggtctcactGGCGGACACGGTACTTCAAGAcctgcaaggtttcatggtctcactaGCAGACATGGTACCTCAAGACCTGCAAGGTTTCATGTTCTCACTAGCGGACACGGTACCTCAAGACCTGCAAGGTTTCCTGGTCTCCCTGGAGGACACGGTACTTCAAGACCTGCAAGGTTTAATGTTCTCACTAGCGGACATGGTACCTCAAGACCTGAAAGGTTTCCTGGTCTCACTGGCGGACAGGGTACTTCAAGAcctgcaaggtttcatggtctcactaGCAGACACTGTACCTCAAGACCTGCAAG gtttcatggtctcactaGCAGACACTGTACCTCAAGACCTGCAAGGTTTCATGTTCTCACTAGTGGACATGGTACCTCAAGAcctgcaaggtttcatggtctcactaGCGGACACGGTACCTCAAGACCTGCAAGGTTTCATGTTCTCACTAGTGGACATGGTACCTCAAGAcctgcaag GTTTCATGTTCTCACTAGCGGACACGGTACCTCAAGAcctgcaaggtttcatggtctcactaGCGGACACGGTACCTCAAGACCTGCAAGGTTTCATGTTCTCACTAGTGGACATGGTACCTCAAGAcctgcaaggtttcatggtctcactaGCGGACACGGTACCTCAAGACCTGCAAGGTTTCATGTTCTCACTAGTGGACATGGTACCTCAAGAcctgcaaggtttcatggtctcactaGCAGACACGGTACCTCAAGACCTgcaag gtttcatggtctcactaGCGGACATGGTACCTCAAGAcctgcaag gtttcatggtctcactaGCGGACACAGTACCTCAAGAcctgcaaggtttcatggtctcgcTAGCGGACATGGTACCTCAAGACCTGCGAGGTTTCCTGGTCTCACTAGCGGACACAGTACCTCAAGACCTGCAAGGTTTCATGGTTTCACTAGCGGACACAGTACTTCAAGACCTgcaaggtttcctggtctcaCTAGCAGACACAGTACCTCAAGACCTgcaaggtttcctggtctcaCTGGCGGACACGGTACCTCAAGAcctgcaaggtttcatggtctcactaGCGGACATGGTACTTTTAGAcctgcaaggtttcatggtctcactGGCGGACACAGTACCTCAAGAcctgcaaggtttcatggtctcgcTAGCGGACATGGTACCTCAAGACCTgcaaggtttcctggtctcaCTGGCGGACACAGTACCTCAAGACCTgcaag gtttcatggtctcactaGCGGACATGGTACTTTTAGAcctgcaaggtttcatggtctcactGGCGGACACAGTACCTCAAGAcctgcaaggtttcatggtctcgcTAGCGGACATGGTACCTCAAGAcctgcaaggtttcatggtctcacaaGCCGACACGGTACCTCAAGACCTAACTGCGGGAATGTGTAGGCTGAACAGGAGCTACCATGGTTGCATATGGCTTATAACATGA
- the LOC127837431 gene encoding uncharacterized protein LOC127837431 isoform X11, producing the protein MFSLADTVPQDLQGFMFSLADTVPQDLQGFMFSLVDTVPQDLQGFMFSLADTVPQDLQGFMVSLADMVLQDLQGFMVSLADTVLQDLQGFMVSLADMVPQDLQGFMFSLADTVPQDLQGFLVSLEDTVLQDLQGLMFSLADMVPQDLKGFLVSLADRVLQDLQGFMVSLADTVPQDLQGFMVSLADTVPQDLQGFMFSLVDMVPQDLQGFMVSLADTVPQDLQGFMFSLVDMVPQDLQGFMFSLADTVPQDLQGFMVSLADTVPQDLQGFMFSLVDMVPQDLQGFMVSLADTVPQDLQGFMFSLVDMVPQDLQGFMVSLADMVPQDLQGFMVSLADTVPQDLQGFMVSLADMVPQDLRGFLVSLADTVPQDLQGFMVSLADTVLQDLQGFLVSLADTVPQDLQGFLVSLADTVPQDLQGFMVSLADMVLLDLQGFMVSLADTVPQDLQGFMVSLADMVPQDLQGFLVSLADTVPQDLQGFMVSLADMVLLDLQGFMVSLADTVPQDLQGFMVSLADMVPQDLQGFMVSQADTVPQDLTAGMCRLNRSYHGCIWLIT; encoded by the exons ATGTTCTCACTAGCGGACACGGTACCTCAAGACCTGCAAGGTTTCATGTTCTCACTAGCGGACACGGTACCTCAAGACCTGCAAGGTTTCATGTTCTCACTAGTGGACACGGTACCTCAAGACCTGCAAGGTTTCATGTTCTCACTAGCGGACACGGTACCTCAAGAcctgcaaggtttcatggtctcactaGCGGACATGGTACTTCAAGAcctgcaaggtttcatggtctcactGGCGGACACGGTACTTCAAGAcctgcaaggtttcatggtctcactaGCAGACATGGTACCTCAAGACCTGCAAGGTTTCATGTTCTCACTAGCGGACACGGTACCTCAAGACCTGCAAGGTTTCCTGGTCTCCCTGGAGGACACGGTACTTCAAGACCTGCAAGGTTTAATGTTCTCACTAGCGGACATGGTACCTCAAGACCTGAAAGGTTTCCTGGTCTCACTGGCGGACAGGGTACTTCAAGAcctgcaaggtttcatggtctcactaGCAGACACTGTACCTCAAGACCTGCAAG gtttcatggtctcactaGCAGACACTGTACCTCAAGACCTGCAAGGTTTCATGTTCTCACTAGTGGACATGGTACCTCAAGAcctgcaaggtttcatggtctcactaGCGGACACGGTACCTCAAGACCTGCAAGGTTTCATGTTCTCACTAGTGGACATGGTACCTCAAGAcctgcaag GTTTCATGTTCTCACTAGCGGACACGGTACCTCAAGAcctgcaaggtttcatggtctcactaGCGGACACGGTACCTCAAGACCTGCAAGGTTTCATGTTCTCACTAGTGGACATGGTACCTCAAGAcctgcaaggtttcatggtctcactaGCGGACACGGTACCTCAAGACCTGCAAGGTTTCATGTTCTCACTAGTGGACATGGTACCTCAAGAcctgcaag gtttcatggtctcactaGCGGACATGGTACCTCAAGAcctgcaag gtttcatggtctcactaGCGGACACAGTACCTCAAGAcctgcaaggtttcatggtctcgcTAGCGGACATGGTACCTCAAGACCTGCGAGGTTTCCTGGTCTCACTAGCGGACACAGTACCTCAAGACCTGCAAGGTTTCATGGTTTCACTAGCGGACACAGTACTTCAAGACCTgcaaggtttcctggtctcaCTAGCAGACACAGTACCTCAAGACCTgcaaggtttcctggtctcaCTGGCGGACACGGTACCTCAAGAcctgcaaggtttcatggtctcactaGCGGACATGGTACTTTTAGAcctgcaaggtttcatggtctcactGGCGGACACAGTACCTCAAGAcctgcaaggtttcatggtctcgcTAGCGGACATGGTACCTCAAGACCTgcaaggtttcctggtctcaCTGGCGGACACAGTACCTCAAGACCTgcaag gtttcatggtctcactaGCGGACATGGTACTTTTAGAcctgcaaggtttcatggtctcactGGCGGACACAGTACCTCAAGAcctgcaaggtttcatggtctcgcTAGCGGACATGGTACCTCAAGAcctgcaaggtttcatggtctcacaaGCCGACACGGTACCTCAAGACCTAACTGCGGGAATGTGTAGGCTGAACAGGAGCTACCATGGTTGCATATGGCTTATAACATGA